DNA sequence from the Methylacidiphilum kamchatkense Kam1 genome:
CCGTTTTCTTACCGTATGTGCATTCGTTAAGGTTTCTTTGGTAGTGAATGTTTTTGAGGAGATGATAAAAAGGGTCGAGTCTAGTTCAATTGCTTTTAGTACCTCTGCAATATCTGTTCCATCCACATTCGATACGAAATGAACGTTAAGCTCTTTATGTCCATAAGGTTTTAGGGCATGGGTGACCATTCGAGGGCCTAGATCTGATCCTCCGATACCTATATTTACAATATCTTTTATGGGTTTTCCGCTATATCCCTTCCATCGTTTAGATCTGACTGCTTCCGCAAAGTTTTTCATTTTTTCTAGAACCCTTTTGACATCGGCCATAACATCTTTTCCGTCTACATAAATTGGCCGATCAGATCTATTCCTTAAAGCGACATGAAGCACTGGCCTATTTTCAGTAAAATTGATTCTCTCCCCTGAAAACATCTTTTCTATATATCCAGGAAGATCGACTTCTGTGACGGCTTGCAAAAGCAGAGAAAGAGTTTCTTCAGTAATTCTATTTTTTGAATAATCGAAAAGGAAATCACCCCAACAAATTGAAAATTTCTCAAATCTTTGAGGATCGGAATGAAAAAGATCCCGCATGTGGAGTGGAGAAATTTTTTGATAGTGTTCACTTAATGCATGCCATAGCCTAGGGGAAAGTGAGCTATTCATAAGTAGTTCCTTTAAAAGTTTTTTTTGAATGGATAGAATGATCGTTTATCCCTATAAAGTTTGTAGGTAGAAAAAGAGTTATTTCCTTCTACTTTCTTAAAACAATGCTTTTATTTCTATAAAACTAAAAAATAAAAAGGAAGTTTCTTTTTAGAAAGCTATTCTTGCTGTCTTTAGCTTTGGCTAATAGGCTCAAGACAATCATGCCACTCCTTGAGCTATCTCATTGGATGTTGCCACAGCTGCTCAAGGAATTTGTCTCTCTTTCTTTTTGTAAACCTCTCTTTGTCGTTTCAAAATTGTTGGCAAAGAACCACTTTTGTTAAACCTTGATGAGCTGCACTTAAAAGGAAGGAGTTTTGAAAGCCTTTCTTTCAGCACGGGCGGCAGGCTAAAAGCTAGCTTGCAGGGACTTGTGTTTTGGCTAAATCTTTCTAAAAGCTTTAAAGGAAATTCTTTGTCTTATACCCTTCATTGTAATTGCTTTTCTCATTCGAAAACAGAAGATAGATTATGTTGAACTTCTTTATCTTAATGAATGATCGTTATGAGAATTCCATTAGCCTCTTATCGAGTTCAATTGAATAAGTCATTTAATTTCGAAAAACTGGCAAAGATCATCGATTATCTTGCGCAATTGGGAATTTCAGATATATATGCTTCTCCCATTACCAAAGCTAAGCCAGGCAGTTCCCATGGGTATGATGTAGTGGATTATACAAAGATTAATCCTGAGTTAGGAGATTTTCTTGTCTATGAAAATATAGTTTTAAAGTTGAAAGAAAAAGGAATGGGATGGATTCAAGATTTTGTGCCTAATCACATGGCCTACAGCAAGGAAAACACCATGCTCATGGATGTATTCGAGCATGGACCTTACTCCCGGTACTATGAATTTTTTGATATCGAATGGAACCATCCTTATGAATCTTTGAAGGGAAGGGTGCTTGCTCCCTTTCTTGGACCTCATTATGGAGAAGCCTTGTCCAAGGGAGAAATAAAGCTGGTCTTTGATTTGGGTTCTTTTTACGTCCGCTATTATGATATTCAATTTCCTCTGAAAATAGAGAGCTATGCAACCATTCTGACTTCCGTCCTAAATACGATTCGAAAGCGGGTAGATACAAAAGATCCAGATTATCTAAAACTCCTCGGTGTGGTTTATACCCTTAAGAATATTGGAGCTTCCGAATCTAGACAAGAACGTATCGAACAGGTTTCTTTCATTAAATACATATTGAATGAACTTTACACGAAAAATGTGCTGATCAGAGTGTGCGTGGATAGGACTATTGAACTATTCAATTCGGAAGACAAGACAGAGCCAGGGCATTTTCTTCTCATGGACAAGTTGCTTACCGAACAATATTTTCGCTTTTCCCATTGGAGAGTGGCTTCGGAGGAAATTAACTACAGAAGGTTTTTTACCATTAACGATCTTATTTCTGTTCGTATGGAACGGGAAGAAGTTTTTGAAGAAGCCCATTGTCTTATCTACCGATTGATAGAGGAAGGCAAAATTACTGGACTTCGTATCGATCACATTGATGGCTTGCTTGATCCTGAAAAATATTTAAGCGCTTTACGAAAAAGAATTCCAGGGATCTATACCATTGTTGAAAAGATTCTGCGTCCGTTAAAAGAAACACTTCCTATTGGTTGGCAGACTGAAGGAACGACAGGGTACGATTTTTTAGCTCTTCTTACTCAGCTTTTCTGTAACCCAGAAAATGGTCCCATTATGGATCGAATTTATCGAAGGTACACTGGGATAGATCAAGAATATGAAGAACTTTTAAGAGAAAAGAAAAGATTTGTTATTGGAAGGAGGCTTGCTGGCGACCTTGACCGAATTGCTTTGATCCTGCATTCTCTTTGTTCTCGTCTCTGGTTTGGCCCAGATGTCACTATCTATGGGATCCGGAGAGCTCTTGTTGAGGTCCTTTCCTGTTTTCCTGTTTACAGAACATATATCTCAAATGGTCAAATGAGTAAACAAGATAGAATGTTTTTGGAAGAAGCTGTCAATATTGCCAAAGAAACCCTTCC
Encoded proteins:
- the treY gene encoding malto-oligosyltrehalose synthase, with amino-acid sequence MRIPLASYRVQLNKSFNFEKLAKIIDYLAQLGISDIYASPITKAKPGSSHGYDVVDYTKINPELGDFLVYENIVLKLKEKGMGWIQDFVPNHMAYSKENTMLMDVFEHGPYSRYYEFFDIEWNHPYESLKGRVLAPFLGPHYGEALSKGEIKLVFDLGSFYVRYYDIQFPLKIESYATILTSVLNTIRKRVDTKDPDYLKLLGVVYTLKNIGASESRQERIEQVSFIKYILNELYTKNVLIRVCVDRTIELFNSEDKTEPGHFLLMDKLLTEQYFRFSHWRVASEEINYRRFFTINDLISVRMEREEVFEEAHCLIYRLIEEGKITGLRIDHIDGLLDPEKYLSALRKRIPGIYTIVEKILRPLKETLPIGWQTEGTTGYDFLALLTQLFCNPENGPIMDRIYRRYTGIDQEYEELLREKKRFVIGRRLAGDLDRIALILHSLCSRLWFGPDVTIYGIRRALVEVLSCFPVYRTYISNGQMSKQDRMFLEEAVNIAKETLPELSVELDFILKFFLREIEHSFSEEEERERENFIKRFQQLSCPLMAKGLEDCLFYVYNRLLSLNEVGNDPSILGISSETFHSFLKERALWWPFTFNATSTHDTKRGEDARARINVLSEIPQEWEKVLYQWTEINEPEKSKVGNIMVPDYNAEYFIYQSLIGHLPFDLSEIDSFLDRFKKYFIKASREAKSFSGWQNPNTAYEEKCCQFIESLLNPKNSKFWDSFLPFQKKIAHFGIINSLSQLLLKIASPGIPDFYQGCELWDFSFVDPDNRRPIDFDWRKKILMEFIEVSDEKALVEELVMNSADGRIKFWLTYKGLQARKKFPEVFGSKSYIPLTFQGSKARNAFAFLRQQANCWIIAIVPRFCTELCKEGQFPVGGGIWHDTILMLPEEAPLEWSSLLVDGEKRKWDRKVNVGEALDILPVGLWFGQTTKRE